The sequence GCGGCACCCCGGACGCTCGAGGAGCGGCTCAAGGACACCCGTGCGCGCCTGGAGAACGACGTCGACCTGTGGCTGTCGACGGCGGGCACGGACGGCGGCGGGGTCCACCTCGTCCCGCTCTCGTTCCTGTGGGACGGCACCGCGATCCTCGTGTCGACCCCGCGCGCCTCGGTCACCGGGCGCAACATGATCACCGACGGCCGGGTGCGGATCGGCATCGGCCCGACCCGCGACGTGGTCATCGTCGACGGCGTGGCGGAACCGGTCGACACGGCGGAGCTCGGGCAGGAGACGGGGGACGCCTTCGCGGCGAAGACCGGCTTCGACCCGCGCGAACTGAAGGAGCAGTACCAGTACTTCCGCATCCGCCCGCAGCGGGTGCAGGCCTGGCGCGAGGCGAACGAGCTGGCCGGCCGCGGCCTCATGCGCGACGGCGCCTGGCGCGGCTGAGGCCCCGTCCTGTCTCGGCGTCCCCGCACCCCCGGCGACTCCGTCTCCGCCGGCCGGGCCGGCCTCCTGACCGGCCGCGCGGAGGCGGAGTCCAGTCGTTCTTGACCGGAGCTGCAGGGTGCCTTGCCAGCCTCGGTGGGCAAGGCACCCGTCTTTCTGGAAGGGCGAACATGGAAGCAGTCGAGGTTCCGGTCTTGATCGTCGGTGGCGGCGGATGCGGGCTGTCCGCATCCGTCTTCCTCTCCGACCATGGCGTCGATCACCTGCTGGTGGAGCGCCACTCGGACACGTCGAGGATTCCGAAAGCCCACTACCTCAACCAGCGCACGATGGAGATCTTCCGTCAGCACGGGATGGCGGACGACGTCCTCGCCGAGGCCGCGCCGCTGGAGCTGTTCGGCAAGGTGCGCTGGATGACCACGCTCGCGGGCGACGGTCCGATGGACCGGCGGCTCATCCACGAGATGGACGCCTTCGGCGGCGGTGAGCTGACGGAGACGTACGCGGCGGCCGGCCCGGTCCTGCCGGCCAAGCTGCCGCAGATGTGGCTGGAGCCGATCCTCAGGCGCCACGCGGAGGAGCGCAATCCGGGCCGTGTCCTCTTCGGCCACGAGGTCACCACCTTCTCCGACGAGGGCGACCACGTCCTCGCCGAGCTGCGGAACGTCGAGACCGGCGAGACCACCACGGTCAGGGCGAAGTACCTCGTCGGCGCCGACGGCGGGAAGTTCGTCGGTCCGAAGGCCGGCATCCGCATGGAGGGTCCGCCCGGTCTGGTCAACAC is a genomic window of Streptomyces sp. YPW6 containing:
- a CDS encoding pyridoxamine 5'-phosphate oxidase family protein; this translates as MTDVAAPRTLEERLKDTRARLENDVDLWLSTAGTDGGGVHLVPLSFLWDGTAILVSTPRASVTGRNMITDGRVRIGIGPTRDVVIVDGVAEPVDTAELGQETGDAFAAKTGFDPRELKEQYQYFRIRPQRVQAWREANELAGRGLMRDGAWRG